The following are from one region of the Oncorhynchus nerka isolate Pitt River linkage group LG8, Oner_Uvic_2.0, whole genome shotgun sequence genome:
- the LOC115133228 gene encoding LOW QUALITY PROTEIN: rho GTPase-activating protein gacII-like (The sequence of the model RefSeq protein was modified relative to this genomic sequence to represent the inferred CDS: deleted 2 bases in 1 codon; substituted 1 base at 1 genomic stop codon) — protein sequence MDVRVQANPNLHFGVNGGHDGANRNSHSRPFEDNALQFLSQEEQDCILFFEETIDSLLTAPVVDELDGPGPPILASAPSTVPPRSAMDRPTSTKDQDIIDLVRPAQPDLVHPIQAPFKSSMPDFTQNMVMNNPERHFDNKLRREVMENFPTECNLPLPGKDNAPYGQALYQPVGSVPTPVVIAQKIAENQGSGGNTNILSSSLLSNHRRNLDLENIERPPTSPDYPIKQGPTTSAKPNHYPVNINMIMGSNQHHSDLLASVNLQDRKSQMLANLSGTSHPVEAEKLHGLQKVQVKLPTRSVSFRDPTPNKSRMEALSKLGLSRNRSPSGDFSLTITPKSSTNAKPAAAPIPVATPTPVPTLTPMSKPGVARQASPLPPVTVNTNSSHASIHDNMPASPPPEVSSKDFNSYGGKTIVVNPSKAAAAAAPSTSSHGSKAHPVTSHSDFNPYGVRLRXKPAPVTTTRPDPPQPDIQSRAIPPPASTSARVMPTPASNFTPAKVMPPPVSTPTPARVMPPPAFNSTPAKRMPPPTSTSITTKVETMPYEVNSYGGKTRMVTPSHTTPSPITTPDILTQTHTKVRSPSKASSPVPSQAPRPFCYSTPPSSNRVVASPPEPRPKSAVSKPSFRSQGITVQFSGRGASDESRRDALRKLGLLKDTF from the exons ATGGACGTCCGAGTGCAGGCCAATCCTAACCTCCATTTCGGGGTCAACGGGGGTCATGATGGCGCTAATAGAAACTCCCACAGTAGACCATTT GAGGATAACGCGCTTCAGTTCTTAAGCCAGGAGGAGCAGGATTGTATCCTGTTCTTTGAGGAGACCATTGACTCCCTTCTGACTGCCCCAGTAGTAGATGAGCTTGATGGACCAGGACCCCCCATCCTGGCATCTGCCCCCAGCACCGTACCACCCCGCTCAGCCATGGACAGACCCACCAGCACCAAGGACCAGGACATCATAGACCTGGTTCGCCCAGCACAGCCTGATCTAGTCCACCCCATACAGGCACCGTTCAAGTCCTCCATGCCAG ATTTCACCCAGAATATGGTGATGAACAACCCTGAGAGGCATTTTGATAACAAACTGAGGCGCGAGGTGATGGAAAACTTCCCTACAGAGTGCAACCTGCCCCTTCCTGGAAAAGACAATGCCCCCTATGGCCAAGCCCTGTACCAGCCTGTAGGCTCCGTCCCCACCCCCGTCGTCATCGCCCAGAAGATCGCCGAGAACCAGGGGAGCGGGGGGAACACcaacatcctctcctcctccctcctgtccaacCACCGTAGGAACCTTGATTTGGAGAACATAGAGAGACCACCCACCTCCCCAGATTATCCAATCAAACAGGGTCCGACCACCTCAGCCAAGCCCAACCATTACCCCGTCAACATCAACATGATAATGGGCAGCAACCAGCACCACAGCGATTTGCTTGCCAGTGTGAACCTCCAGGACAGGAAGTCTCAGATGCTGGCTAACCTATCAGGGACGTCCCACCCTGTGGAGGCAGAGAAACTCCATGGGCTGCAGAAGGTCCAGGTAAAACTTCCCACCCGCAGTGTGTCTTTCAGGGATCCCACTCCAAATAAGTCCCGGATGGAGGCACTGTCCAAACTGGGCTTGAGCCGAAACCGCTCCCCGTCAGGGGATTTCTCTCTTACAATCACCCCCAAGAGCAGCACAAACGCCAAACCCGCTGCTGCCCCGATTCCGGTTGCCACCCCTACACCCGTTCCTACACTGACACCCATGAGTAAACCAGGCGTGGCCAGACAGGCAAGCCCCTTGCCACCAGTAACAGTCAACACCAACAGCTCTCACGCCAGTATCCATGACAACATGCCTGCTTCTCCCCCGCCCGAAGTCTCGTCCAAGGACTTTAACAGCTATGGCGGGAAGACCATCGTGGTGAACCCCTCtaaggctgctgctgctgctgctccctcCACCAGCAGCCATGGCAGTAAGGCCCACCCAGTGACCTCTCACAGTGACTTCAACCCTTACGGGGTAAGACTAAGGTAA AAACCTGCTCCTGTTACCACAACCAGGCCTGATCCACCACAACCAGACATCCAGAGCAGGGCCATACCTCCCCCAGCATCCACCTCCGCCAGAGTGATGCCTACCCCAGCCTCCAACTTCACCCCAGCCAAAGTGATGCCTCCccctgtctccacccccaccccagCCAGAGTGATGCCTCCCCCAGCTTTCAACTCCACCCCAGCCAAAAGGATGCCTCCACCAACCTCCACCTCCATCACAACCAAAGTAGAAACCATGCCCTACGAGGTCAACAGCTACGGGGGGAAGACCAGAATGGTCACCCCATCCCACACCACCCCCTCCCCCATTACCACCCCTGACATcctcacacaaactcacacaaaaGTGAGGTCCCCCAGCAAAGCTTCATCCCCAGTGCCTTCTCAAGCCCCCAGACCTTTCTGCTACAGCACTCCCCCTAGCTCCAACAGGGTGGTGGCGTCTCCCCCGGAGCCCAGGCCGAAGTCCGCCGTCTCCAAGCCGTCCTTCCGCTCCCAAGGGATCACTGTGCAGTTCTCCGGACGGGGAGCGTCGGATGAGTCGCGCAGGGATGCGCTGCGGAAACTGGGACTGCTGAAAGACACTTTCTAA
- the LOC135572772 gene encoding uncharacterized protein LOC135572772 has protein sequence MIVDFRKQQREHPPIHIDETVVERVVSFKFLGIHITDKLNWSIHTDSIVKKVQQRLFNLRRLKKFGLSPKALTNFYRCTIESILSGCITAWYGNCSAHKGKALQRVVRSAQRITGGKLPALQDTYTTRCHRKAIKIVKDNNHLSHCLFTPLSSRRLIGCLRYCEPSDPPLHPLRVGHLRRGPRLDCVLPDRSLLPGGVARICLLTTRSHHWRPPGLCSRPSPILAIHQVTWLCHNLTWSLLSLLCR, from the exons atgattgtggacttcaggaaacagcagagggagcacccccctatccacatcgatgagacagtagtggagagggtagtaagttttaagttcctcggtatacacatcacagacaaactgaattggtccatccacacagacagcatcgtgaagaaggtgcagcagcgcctcttcaacctcaggaggctgaagaaatttggcttgtcaccaaaagcactcacaaacttctacagatgcacaatcgagagcatcctgtcgggctgtatcaccgcctggtacggcaactgctccgcccacaaaggtaaggctctccagagggtagtgaggtctgcacaacgcatcaccgggggcaaactacctgccctccaggacacctacaccacccgatgtcacaggaaggccataaagatcgtcaaggacaacaaccacctgagccactgcctgttcaccccgctatcatccagaag acttatcggctgccttcgatactgtgaaccatcagatcctcctctccaccctctccgagttgggcatctccggcgcggcccacgcttggattgcgtcctacctgacaggtcgctcctaccaggtggcgtggcgagaatctgtctcctcaccacgcgctctcaccactggcgtcccccagggctctgttctaggccctctcct
- the LOC115133226 gene encoding LOW QUALITY PROTEIN: regulator of nonsense transcripts 2-like (The sequence of the model RefSeq protein was modified relative to this genomic sequence to represent the inferred CDS: deleted 1 base in 1 codon), with protein MLAEGKRSLNMDEKEVSSFSNKEKDREGDRRPASSRDKVKDEAKMIGKKDIGKAAEEKRRRLEEDKRKKEEKERKRKEEEKLKAEEEQRKKEEEEKKQQEEQERKVQEEEAKRQREEEAAQLKEKEEGHQLHQEAWERHQCRKELRIRNQNAHEGRPEETFFSRLDSSLKKNTAFVKKLRTLTEQQREALSNDFGSLNLSKYIGEAVGSVVEAKLKISDVGCAVHLCSLFHQRYAEFAPLLLQAWKRHFEARKEEKAPNVSKLRTDLRFIAELTIVGLFTDKEGLSLIYEQLKSIIGTDRETHTHVSVVISFCKHCGDDIAGLVPRKVKAAREKFGLAFPPSEIINTEKQQPFQNLLREYFTSLTKHLKKDHRELQNIERQNRRILHSKGELSEDRHKQYEEFATSYQKLLANTQSLADFLDENMPELPLDKTVQEEHGPGIDIFTPGKPGEYDLEGGIWEDEDARNFYENMVDLKAFVPAILFKDNEKGKDKEEAAGKEAKDAAATTEELELELEALDIADDPLELDGPDEAENEAELAKKLLDEQGKDEEQEDEEASTGSHLKLIVDAFIQQLPNCVNRDLIDKAAMDFCMNMNTKSNRRKLVRALFTVPRQRLDLLPFYSRLVATLHPCMSDVADDLCSILKGDFRFHIRKKDQINIETKNKTVRFIGELAKFKLFSKTDTLHCLKMLLSDFSHHHIEMACTLLETSGRFLFRSPDSHLRTSVLLEQMMRKKQAQHLDARYVTMVENAYYYCNPPPMEKTVRKKRPPLQEYIRRLLYKDLSKVTTEKVLRQMRKLPWQDPESKGYLICCMVNIWNIKYNSIHCVANLLAGLVAYQEDVGIHVVDGVLEDIRLGMEVNQPKFNQRRISSAKFLGELYNYRMVESAVIFRTLFSFISFGVNPDGSPSPLDPPEHLFRIRMVCTLLDTCGQYFDRGSSKRKLDCFLIYFQRYIWWKKSVEVWSAEHQFPIDIDYMISDTLELLRPKMKLCISLEDSTRHVTELEREFLVKLGLAMDGQKDGRPSSAMGSEGEALDEDDEDDDEEGGADTEEQSGNESEMNELEEEEGSENEEEEREEEEEENTDYLTDSNKENETDEENNEVTIRGGGLKHVACAEDEDFIQALDKMMLENLQQRSGEAVKVHQLDVAIPLQLKSQLKKGPGGPVCSGEGDGGISDTMQFVMLTRKGNKQQFKILNVPLSSHLAANHFNQQQAEQEERMRMKKLTLDINERQEQEDYQEMMASLAQRPAPANTNRERRPRYQHPKGAPNADLIFKTGGRR; from the exons ATGCTTGCTGAGGGCAAGAGATCATTAAACATGGATGAGAAAGAGGTGAGCTCCTTTAGTaacaaggagaaagacagagagggtgatAGACGGCCCGCCTCCTCCCGGGATAAAGTGAAGGATGAGGCAAAGATGATTGGCAAGAAAGATATCGGTAAGGCcgcagaggaaaagaggagaagaCTTGAGGAGGACAAAAGAAAGAAGGAAGAAAAGGAGCGGAAacggaaagaggaggagaaactgaaagcagaggaggagcagaggaagaaggaggaagaggagaagaagcagcaggaggagcaggagaggaaaGTTCAGGAGGAGGAGGCCAAGAGACAGCGTGAAGAGGAGGCAGCTCAACTCAA GGAGAAGGAAGAGGGTCACCAGCTCCACCAGGAGGCCTGGGAGCGCCACCAGTGCCGGAAGGAGCTGCGCATCCGCAACCAGAACGCCCACGAGGGCCGTCCCGAGGAAACCTTCTTTAGCCGCCTTGACTCCAGCTTGAAGAAGAATACGGCCTTCGTCAAGAAGCTGCGCACGCTCACTGAGCAGCAGCGTGAAGCCCTCTCCAATGACTTCGGCTCGCTCAACCTCAGCAAGTACATCGGCGAGGCGGTGGGCTCGGTGGTGGAGGCCAAGCTGAAGATCTCTGATGTGGGCTGCGCCGTGCACCTATGCTCCCTCTTTCACCAGCGCTACGCTGAATTCGCCCCATTGCTCCTCCAAGCCTGGAAGAGGCACTTTGAGGCGCGCAAGGAGGAGAAGGCGCCCAACGTGAGCAAGCTGCGCACCGACCTGCGCTTCATCGCAGAGCTTACCATCGTGGGCCTGTTTACGGACAAGGAGGGCCTTTCGCTCATCTACGAGCAGCTGAAGAGCATCATCGGGACAGACCGTGAGACACACACGCATGTGTCGGTGGTCATCAGCTTCTGTAAGCACTGCGGGGACGACATCGCGGGCCTGGTGCCTCGCAAAGTGAAGGCTGCACGGGAGAAGTTTGGTCTGGCCTTCCCTCCCAGTGAGATCATCAACACGGAGAAGCAGCAGCCCTTCCAGAACCTTCTGAGGGAGTACTTCACCTCGCTCACCAAGCACCTGAAGAAGGACCACCGCGAGTTGCAGAACATCGAGAGGCAGAACAG GCGTATCCTCCACTCCAAAGGGGAGCTGAGTGAGGACAGACACAAGCAGTATGAGGAGTTTGCTACATCCTACCAGAAGTTGCTGGCTAACACCCAGTCTCTGGCTGACTTTCTGGATGAGAACATGCCAGAACTTCCACTGGACAAGACTGTGCAGGAAG AGCACGGCCCTGGCATTGACATCTTCACCCCTGGGAAGCCCGGGGAGTATGACCTGGAGGGAGGCATCTGGGAGGACGAGGATGCCAGGAACTTCTATGAGAACATGGTGGACCTGAAGGCCTTCGTCCCCGCCATCCTGTTCAAAGATAACGAGAAGGGCAAGGACAAAGAAGAGGCTGCTGGTAAAG AGGCTAAAGATGCTGCGGCCACCACAGAGGAGTTGGAGTTGGAGCTCGAGGCTCTAGACATCGCTGATGACCCTCTGGAGCTGGATGGACCTGACGAGGCAGAGAACGAGGCAGAGCTTGCCAAAAAACTATTGGACGAGCAAGGTAAAGATGAAG AACAAGAGGATGAGGAGGCAAGCACCGGGTCCCACCTGAAGCTCATCGTGGACGCTTTCATCCAGCAGCTTCCCAACTGCGTCAACAGAGACCTCATAGACAAG GCTGCCATGGATTTCTGCATGAACATGAACACCAAGTCAAACAGGAGGAAGCTGGTCCGGGCTCTCTTCACCGTTCCCAGACAAAG GTTGGATCTGCTGCCCTTTTACTCCCGTCTGGTGGCCACCCTTCACCCCTGCATGTCAGATGTGGCCGATGACCTGTGCTCCATACTCAAAGGAGACTTCAGGTTCCAT ATCCGGAAGAAGGACCAGATCAACATCGAAACCAAAAATAAAACTGTACGGTTTATCGGGGAGCTGGCGAAGTTCAAGCTGTTCTCTAAAACGGACACTCTGCATTGTCTGAAG ATGCTGCTGTCAGACTTCTCCCACCACCACATAGAGATGGCCTGCACTCTGCTGGAGACCAGTGGACGCTTCCTCTTCCGATCCCCCGACTCCCACCTCCGGACCAGCGTCCTTctg GAGCAAATGATGCGTAAGAAGCAGGCGCAGCACCTGGATGCTCGCTACGTGACCATGGTGGAGAATGCCTACTACTACTGCAACCCTCCGCCCATGGAGAAGACTGTCAGGAAGAAGAGGCCCCCGCTGCAGGAGTATATCCGCAGACTGCTCTACAAGGACCTCTCCAAGGTCACCACGGAGAAG GTGTTGAGGCAGATGCGTAAACTCCCCTGGCAGGACCCAGAGTCTAAAGGCTACCTGATCTGTTGCATGGTCAACATCTGGAACATCAAGTACAACAGCATTCACTGTGTGGCCAACCTGCTGGCCGGCCTTGTGGCCTACCAGGAGGACGTGGGCATCCACGTGGTGGATGGGGTCCTGGAGGACATCCGCCTGGGAATGGAG GTGAACCAGCCCAAGTTCAACCAGCGTCGGATCAGCAGTGCCAAGTTTCTGGGGGAGCTCTACAACTACCGCATGGTGGAGTCAGCGGTCATCTTCCGCAccctcttctccttcatctcGTTCGGCGTGAACCCGGACGGCAGCCCCAGCCCCCTGGAC CCCCCCGAGCACCTGTTCCGCATCCGCATGGTCTGCACCCTGCTTGACACCTGCGGACAGTACTTTGACCGCGGCTCCAGCAAGAGGAAGCTGGACTGCTTCCTCATCTACTTCCAG aggtaTATCTGGTGGAAGAagagtgtggaggtgtggagtGCGGAGCACCAGTTCCCCATCGACATTGACTACATGATCAGTGACACCCTGGAGCTGCTCCGGCCCAAGATGAAGCTCTGCATCTCCCTGGAAGACTCCACACGACACGTCACCGAGTTGGAGAGGGAGTTCCTCGTTAAACTGG gACTGGCCATGGATGGACAGAAGGACGGCCGGCCCTCCAGTGCCATGGGGAGTGAAGGCGAGGCTCTAGACGAGGATGACGAGGATGACGATGAAGAGGGAGGGGCGGACACAGAGGAACAGTCTGGCAATGAGAGCGAGATGAACGAGCTAGAGGAAGAA GAAGGGTCTGAGAATGAggaagaggagcgggaggaagaggaggaggagaacactgACTATCTGACCGACTCCAACAAGGAGAACGAGACGGACGAGGAGAACAAT GAGGTGACCATCCGTGGTGGCGGTCTGAAGCATGTGGCATGTGCTGAGGATGAGGACTTCATCCAGGCTCTGGACAAGATGATGCTGGAGAACCTGCAG CAGCGGAGCGGGGAGGCGGTGAAGGTGCACCAGTTGGACGTGGCCATCCCCCTGCAGCTGAAGAGCCAGCTGAAGAAAGGCCCTGGAGGACCCGTCTGCTctggagagggagacggaggcaTCTCAGACACCATGCAGTTTGTCATGCTCACGCGCAAGGGCAACAAACAGcag TTTAAGATCCTGAACGTGCCTTTATCCTCCCACCTGGCTGCCAACCACTTCAACCAGCAGCAGgcagagcaggaggagaggatgaggatgaAGAAGCTCACTCTGGACATCAACGAGAGACAGGAGCAAGAAGACTACCAAG AAATGATGGCGTCTCTGGCCCAGCGGCCCGCTCCTGCCAACACCAACCGGGAGCGGCGCCCGCGCTACCAACACCCCAAAGGGGCACCCAACGCCGACCTCATCTTCAAGACCGGAGGAAG ACGCTAG